In Stieleria varia, one genomic interval encodes:
- a CDS encoding TolC family protein codes for MMIAIVSALSAAPLRAQAPATLMPSGPPANADSTIPNLPSKGQLPYEIVPLKPAVRQWNPDPTGDDPVTRQRNWQLATERLPVPNQSPQPPVGSIPARIPPPPPASDPIRESDMPPMQWWPDRVSQQILGRPRWVSFDLETVLIDALQNSPRIQSVSHRTGTALERIVQQDAAFDPTVLLNGGLGRTNDPVGSVLTTGGADRLVEETGNFQGGVRRVTRRGTELEITERLGLTDSNSDFFVPNDQGDSRLSVSLTKPLLDRGGQVYNERLITQARIDSRVAWQEMRGEVEQRIAEVITAYWQLYQIRCELSQQRDLLSRGQSIERLLVSRSNFDASRIEITKAQQRIARRYDQMLVLEAELKKQQSRLAAAVGSNALLSADMELEMIPVRPSMFPETNWTLRDCVARALENRPEVRAATHELESAALETRVTRAELTPQLNAVFNGYLSALNGESQVFRSFVEQFEAAPGLSARLEYELPYGRRAAKSRVREAQKRYQQLAADLQETVQQTKSEVELALIDVRLYAQQRQQKQLVLKLAIDEENILMVRWRTIGGDGSRIGIVLENLLDAQQRRTDAERDWVASQTACLVALVRLQRAMGTLLINEGISPHQHGGAASVSFVREDLSSIQVPGQLTPPQLTPPQSLPSESVIDYPPDDPLLDDNPLP; via the coding sequence ATGATGATTGCGATCGTCTCTGCGCTGTCTGCTGCTCCGTTGCGGGCACAGGCCCCGGCGACATTGATGCCAAGCGGTCCTCCGGCGAACGCCGACTCCACGATCCCCAATCTACCCAGCAAAGGTCAGTTGCCTTACGAGATCGTGCCGCTCAAGCCGGCGGTCAGGCAATGGAACCCCGATCCCACTGGCGATGATCCGGTGACACGCCAACGGAATTGGCAACTGGCGACGGAGCGTTTGCCGGTCCCCAATCAGTCGCCGCAGCCGCCGGTGGGCAGCATTCCGGCTCGCATTCCGCCGCCCCCGCCGGCATCCGACCCGATTCGTGAATCCGACATGCCGCCGATGCAGTGGTGGCCGGATCGGGTTTCACAACAGATTCTAGGTCGACCCCGCTGGGTTTCATTCGATTTGGAAACGGTGCTCATCGACGCGTTGCAGAACAGTCCACGCATTCAAAGTGTTTCGCATCGAACCGGAACGGCACTGGAACGCATCGTGCAACAAGACGCCGCGTTTGATCCGACCGTCTTGCTCAACGGCGGCCTGGGGCGAACCAACGATCCGGTCGGCAGCGTGTTGACCACCGGGGGCGCGGATCGCTTGGTCGAGGAAACTGGCAATTTCCAAGGTGGCGTGAGACGTGTCACACGTCGAGGTACCGAATTGGAGATCACCGAAAGACTGGGCCTGACGGACAGCAACAGCGACTTTTTCGTTCCAAACGATCAAGGCGATAGTCGACTGAGTGTCAGTCTCACCAAACCGCTACTGGATCGCGGTGGTCAGGTCTACAACGAGAGACTGATCACCCAAGCTCGCATCGACAGTCGAGTCGCATGGCAAGAAATGCGTGGCGAAGTCGAGCAGCGGATCGCGGAAGTCATCACGGCGTACTGGCAACTGTATCAAATCCGTTGCGAGTTATCTCAGCAACGCGATCTGCTTTCTCGTGGTCAATCGATCGAACGTCTGCTCGTCAGCCGAAGTAACTTTGACGCCAGTCGCATTGAGATCACCAAGGCTCAGCAGCGGATCGCGCGTCGCTACGACCAGATGTTGGTGTTGGAAGCGGAGTTAAAGAAGCAGCAAAGTCGATTGGCTGCCGCCGTGGGTTCCAACGCGTTGCTGAGTGCCGACATGGAACTCGAAATGATCCCGGTGCGGCCGAGCATGTTTCCCGAAACAAACTGGACCTTGCGAGACTGCGTTGCCCGCGCGTTGGAGAATCGCCCGGAAGTTCGAGCGGCGACCCACGAATTGGAATCTGCCGCGTTGGAAACGCGGGTCACACGCGCTGAGTTAACGCCCCAGCTCAATGCGGTGTTCAACGGGTACCTGTCCGCGCTCAACGGTGAAAGCCAAGTCTTTCGTTCCTTTGTCGAGCAATTCGAAGCCGCTCCCGGGTTGTCGGCGCGCCTGGAATACGAGTTGCCCTACGGACGTCGTGCGGCCAAGAGCCGGGTTCGGGAAGCGCAGAAACGATATCAGCAGTTGGCCGCCGACTTGCAAGAAACCGTCCAGCAGACGAAATCCGAAGTCGAGTTGGCGCTCATCGATGTTCGTCTTTATGCACAGCAGCGACAGCAAAAGCAGCTCGTTTTGAAACTGGCGATCGATGAAGAAAACATCTTGATGGTGCGTTGGCGAACGATCGGCGGCGATGGGTCTCGCATCGGCATCGTTCTAGAAAACTTGCTCGATGCCCAGCAACGACGCACGGATGCCGAGCGTGATTGGGTTGCATCGCAAACGGCCTGCCTGGTGGCCCTGGTGCGTCTGCAGCGAGCGATGGGGACGTTGTTGATCAACGAAGGCATCTCGCCGCATCAGCACGGTGGTGCGGCCTCGGTGAGCTTCGTCCGTGAAGACCTGTCGTCGATCCAAGTTCCCGGACAACTCACACCGCCACAACTCACACCGCCACAATCACTGCCATCGGAATCCGTCATTGATTACCCACCCGATGACCCTTTGCTGGACGATAACCCGCTGCCATAG
- a CDS encoding efflux RND transporter periplasmic adaptor subunit produces MSDTFFNVGCPTRFLFTDYEPTMNMSQRVRQIDLKASFIRLARTAATSVALTWSMTSMCYGQGYTTEHQGLTEPKYDILVAATEIGRIDEVNVDVGDVVQEGQVIARLEDDSQVADVKYAKERAAMHGESDAAKAEANFARNRLKQLQELAKQQMARPDEIIRATADLDIARSRELASIEQDALRQLELQRYELRLSRRKVLAPSGGVVAEVFHHPGEYLTPGDPAVIRLLVVDQIFGVFNLPAADALALHVGDPATVFVASLSQPVRATVHSIAPAINGDSGTIKVRYLLNNKDGKVRVGDQCRISIESTRPALSSSDYRYSRQSQRTELSAAKASAGSIR; encoded by the coding sequence GTGTCAGACACCTTTTTCAACGTCGGATGCCCCACACGTTTCCTTTTTACAGATTACGAACCGACGATGAACATGAGCCAACGAGTTCGACAGATCGATCTGAAAGCAAGTTTCATCCGTCTCGCGCGAACCGCTGCGACGAGTGTCGCATTGACGTGGTCAATGACGAGCATGTGTTACGGCCAAGGCTATACGACGGAGCATCAAGGGTTGACGGAGCCGAAGTACGACATCTTGGTCGCGGCGACAGAGATCGGTCGCATCGATGAAGTCAACGTGGATGTCGGCGATGTGGTGCAAGAGGGGCAAGTCATCGCACGCTTGGAGGACGATAGCCAAGTCGCCGACGTGAAATATGCAAAGGAACGCGCGGCAATGCATGGCGAGTCCGATGCGGCCAAAGCGGAGGCCAACTTTGCCCGCAACCGACTGAAACAGTTACAAGAACTGGCAAAACAACAGATGGCTCGCCCTGATGAGATCATTCGCGCCACAGCCGATCTGGACATCGCGAGGTCGCGGGAACTGGCGTCGATCGAGCAAGACGCATTGCGCCAGTTGGAGTTGCAACGCTACGAACTGCGTTTGAGCCGACGCAAGGTGCTGGCGCCCAGCGGCGGCGTGGTCGCGGAGGTTTTTCATCATCCCGGCGAGTACCTCACGCCCGGCGATCCCGCGGTCATTCGTTTGCTGGTCGTGGATCAAATCTTTGGCGTGTTCAATCTGCCCGCCGCAGATGCCTTGGCTTTGCATGTCGGTGATCCTGCGACGGTATTTGTCGCCAGTCTGTCCCAGCCGGTTCGAGCCACCGTTCACTCCATCGCTCCGGCGATCAACGGCGACAGCGGAACGATCAAGGTGCGTTATCTGCTCAACAACAAAGACGGCAAGGTGCGAGTGGGAGACCAGTGCCGGATTTCCATTGAGTCCACTCGTCCCGCGTTGAGTTCATCGGACTATCGCTACTCTCGACAATCACAACGAACAGAATTATCCGCTGCCAAAGCCAGCGCGGGGAGTATTCGATAA
- a CDS encoding efflux RND transporter periplasmic adaptor subunit: MDASTQSIPLKQQSERGKRESESLSRIVHLIEAVAKSESQREAIAAMVTVLSESVPGCSVRCGVGAGKLRHYYDLRLGWLGEESPLRQMASEQWSMPRDSSALGNELDLEISQVNGDQRCVIWVKGENDSVPLRLPEQLLWVTPLKATLGHLIWSRQASRLRRVIDWFVAAGWNTRVAITIGVLMLILVAVWPVSYRVQCSAIVTPQESRLVSVPFAATLLKTEVQPGDAVQAGQILLVLDGRPLRLELESIEAQIDQSRKDHDIALAGGRIAEAQQARLKQRELSRRADLIVDRLENLDVTSPIDGVVIAGDMQQSIGSPLETGQSLFEIAPLDTMLVEIEIPEHDISYVHEDTDARIRLTALGNQTFHASLDQLYPAATVREDANVFIGRASLTNPDGQLRPGMRGHAVAYGPLRPWLWSYLRGTWERTLWWIGF, encoded by the coding sequence ATGGACGCTTCCACCCAATCGATTCCGTTGAAACAGCAAAGCGAACGAGGCAAGAGGGAGTCGGAGTCTCTGTCGCGGATCGTTCACTTGATCGAGGCTGTTGCCAAATCCGAAAGCCAGCGTGAAGCGATCGCGGCGATGGTGACCGTGCTTTCCGAAAGTGTTCCGGGATGCTCGGTCCGATGCGGCGTCGGTGCCGGCAAACTGCGGCACTACTACGACCTGCGTTTGGGTTGGCTCGGGGAAGAAAGCCCGCTGCGTCAGATGGCTAGCGAGCAGTGGAGTATGCCGCGTGATTCCTCCGCTCTCGGCAATGAACTGGATTTGGAGATCTCTCAGGTCAACGGGGACCAACGGTGCGTGATCTGGGTCAAAGGCGAAAACGATTCCGTCCCACTTCGATTGCCAGAACAGCTTCTCTGGGTCACGCCGCTCAAAGCGACCTTGGGGCATCTGATCTGGTCGCGTCAGGCCAGCAGATTGCGCCGCGTGATCGACTGGTTTGTCGCTGCGGGTTGGAACACGCGTGTCGCCATAACGATCGGCGTTTTGATGCTGATTCTCGTCGCTGTGTGGCCGGTTTCCTATCGCGTGCAGTGTTCCGCGATCGTTACGCCACAGGAAAGCCGGCTGGTTTCAGTACCATTCGCTGCCACCCTGCTGAAAACAGAGGTTCAGCCCGGGGACGCGGTCCAGGCTGGGCAAATACTACTGGTTCTGGATGGACGTCCTCTGAGATTGGAGTTGGAATCGATCGAGGCACAGATCGATCAGTCACGCAAAGATCATGACATTGCTTTAGCGGGCGGTCGCATCGCGGAGGCGCAGCAAGCGAGACTCAAACAACGTGAGCTGAGTCGACGCGCGGATTTGATCGTCGATCGACTGGAGAACTTGGACGTTACCAGTCCGATCGATGGTGTGGTGATTGCCGGCGACATGCAACAATCCATCGGCTCGCCACTGGAGACTGGCCAATCCCTGTTTGAGATCGCACCCCTCGACACGATGTTGGTGGAGATTGAGATTCCTGAGCACGACATCAGCTACGTTCACGAGGATACGGATGCTCGGATTCGTCTGACTGCACTTGGCAATCAAACCTTTCACGCATCGCTCGACCAGTTGTATCCGGCCGCAACGGTTCGCGAAGACGCCAACGTGTTCATTGGTCGAGCTTCCTTGACCAACCCCGACGGCCAGTTGCGGCCGGGAATGCGGGGCCACGCGGTCGCCTATGGACCCCTGCGTCCTTGGTTGTGGTCTTATCTGCGGGGCACGTGGGAACGCACGCTTTGGTGGATCGGATTCTGA
- a CDS encoding efflux RND transporter periplasmic adaptor subunit, whose translation MTTPKQPDGLHADVPPQTGPHGDDSVASSLRIRMEREIEFSPRHSGGETSYVAHDQRTGKYFRFGQQEYHAVTLLDGTRDLVAVRQQLNQDGVPWTLSEVAGFAAELVKHRLAIAQTIRRKPKAQTVSTSRAGTAEASKLPMPPLTGVDEIAEPQKTATVGQHDLAASASPAKQWSIKSIVGHWPRIERAMSMMLSQRVPLLNGDRVATRFLPIARPLFSPPALAMWTLLVLVGWAMVASNASAFRSELSRLFDSHLWLLLILVWCGLKLVHEIGHAVCASHHGVRVGRMGVMFFLMAPLAYVDVTDAWKLPSRAKRIQIALAGVYFELAIGAAAAILWWMLPIGFWKHLAAQVFLVAGPATLLVNANPLLRLDGYYVLSDWLEIPNLRMHGRSQLVAALESRLIGLPKRDALLSGWRRPVATLHAFCSVLFQCLWMGGLVVAVSMWAKGLGLILGVVAVALWVVIPLLKWMAKIWMIQPRDGWRLSGYQRRLIGTAAVVAIAIQYLATATSPLDRRVPVVVRYQDEQIARAPAGAFVQRVFVRCGDRVSAGQLLMILEQPELTVQRDELVDRRESALVRAAQHRQHGDVALASSAKQDAESLQRQIDEIEQQLSDLHIISLREGNVNSPDVHQLVGRYMAPGAELIRVSDPREKEILAVVSQSDMTAYQAAAERHAIASVRLRGGKRISAQVTSIQPRAGRNIPHPALAATAGGPLAVEPSQRTGEMQVVEPQLASVIPLDTVTSIKTQAGQTGRLTIPDDRSFVSRLIDYAVRR comes from the coding sequence ATGACGACGCCAAAACAGCCAGATGGGCTACATGCAGATGTGCCACCACAAACTGGGCCACATGGAGATGACTCGGTCGCCAGTTCCTTGCGGATACGCATGGAGCGAGAAATCGAATTCTCGCCTCGTCATAGCGGAGGCGAGACGTCCTATGTTGCACACGATCAGCGTACAGGAAAGTATTTTCGGTTTGGTCAGCAAGAGTACCACGCGGTGACATTGCTCGACGGCACGCGAGACTTGGTCGCCGTGCGTCAGCAACTCAACCAAGACGGCGTACCTTGGACGTTGTCCGAAGTCGCTGGGTTTGCAGCCGAATTGGTCAAACACCGGCTTGCGATTGCGCAAACGATCCGTCGCAAACCGAAGGCACAAACGGTCTCGACGAGCCGAGCAGGTACTGCTGAGGCGTCGAAGTTGCCGATGCCGCCACTGACCGGGGTCGATGAAATAGCGGAACCTCAGAAAACCGCAACCGTTGGTCAACACGACTTGGCGGCAAGTGCATCGCCCGCGAAGCAGTGGTCGATCAAGTCGATCGTCGGTCATTGGCCACGCATTGAACGCGCGATGTCGATGATGCTCAGTCAACGTGTGCCGCTGCTCAATGGTGATCGCGTCGCCACTCGTTTTCTGCCGATTGCTCGTCCGCTGTTTTCACCACCCGCGTTGGCGATGTGGACGCTGTTGGTCTTGGTTGGCTGGGCAATGGTCGCGTCCAATGCATCAGCGTTTCGTTCGGAGTTGTCGCGGCTCTTTGATTCTCACCTGTGGCTGTTGTTGATCTTGGTTTGGTGTGGTCTGAAACTTGTCCACGAAATCGGCCATGCGGTTTGTGCGTCGCATCACGGTGTGCGTGTCGGACGCATGGGAGTCATGTTCTTTCTGATGGCTCCGTTGGCGTACGTCGATGTCACGGACGCGTGGAAATTGCCCAGCCGAGCCAAGAGAATTCAAATCGCATTGGCCGGTGTGTATTTTGAATTAGCAATCGGTGCAGCGGCTGCGATCTTGTGGTGGATGTTGCCGATTGGTTTTTGGAAACATCTCGCCGCCCAGGTTTTCTTGGTCGCCGGTCCGGCGACGCTGCTGGTCAACGCCAATCCGCTGTTGCGTTTGGACGGCTACTACGTGTTGAGCGATTGGTTGGAGATTCCCAACTTGCGAATGCACGGACGCAGCCAGTTGGTTGCAGCTCTGGAGTCACGATTGATCGGTTTGCCCAAACGTGACGCGTTGCTCAGTGGTTGGCGACGGCCGGTGGCGACGCTGCACGCGTTTTGCAGCGTGTTGTTTCAATGTCTTTGGATGGGCGGCCTTGTCGTTGCGGTGTCGATGTGGGCCAAGGGGCTCGGACTGATTCTCGGCGTCGTTGCGGTCGCGTTGTGGGTGGTGATTCCGCTGCTAAAGTGGATGGCCAAAATTTGGATGATCCAACCACGAGACGGTTGGCGTCTTTCCGGATATCAACGTCGTTTGATCGGTACGGCTGCCGTTGTTGCGATTGCGATTCAGTATTTGGCAACGGCGACTTCGCCATTGGATCGGCGAGTTCCTGTTGTGGTTCGCTATCAAGACGAGCAGATTGCACGTGCGCCTGCGGGGGCCTTTGTGCAGCGGGTGTTTGTTCGTTGCGGCGATCGGGTTTCCGCGGGCCAGTTGCTGATGATCTTGGAGCAGCCGGAACTGACGGTTCAGCGAGATGAGCTAGTGGATCGTCGTGAAAGTGCCTTGGTGCGCGCGGCTCAGCATCGACAGCACGGTGACGTCGCACTGGCGAGTTCGGCGAAGCAAGACGCGGAGAGCTTGCAGCGTCAGATCGATGAAATCGAACAGCAGCTCAGTGATCTGCACATCATCTCACTGCGTGAAGGCAATGTGAACAGTCCTGATGTGCACCAGTTGGTCGGTCGTTACATGGCCCCCGGCGCGGAGTTGATCCGCGTCAGTGATCCACGAGAAAAGGAAATCTTGGCAGTCGTCAGTCAATCCGACATGACTGCTTATCAAGCCGCTGCGGAACGTCACGCGATCGCATCGGTTCGGCTCCGCGGAGGCAAGAGGATCTCTGCGCAGGTCACGTCCATTCAGCCTCGTGCCGGCCGGAACATTCCGCATCCCGCGTTGGCCGCGACTGCCGGGGGACCGTTGGCGGTCGAGCCGTCGCAGCGGACCGGAGAGATGCAAGTCGTCGAGCCGCAACTCGCCAGTGTGATACCGTTGGACACCGTGACGAGCATCAAGACGCAAGCCGGTCAGACAGGGCGACTGACGATTCCCGATGACCGCTCGTTCGTTTCCCGACTGATCGATTATGCCGTCCGGAGATGA
- a CDS encoding PmoA family protein — MRHQCISTPFISSFALLCGSLLAATSPLAAQQYIPPRCEIIPQANHEVSLRIDGVEKLRWNHDSRYPRPFLFPLNGPRGEPLTRMGHPGAPDHEHHRSVWFAHHKVNGLTFWSDNTQTRIRQTQWYRYRDGDDEAIMAVALSWEDADGVQLMQQDVVISLFPLDDPETAIDEHAVEFYLTFRPGQGRENVTLEKTNFGVLAVRVAKSISAYFGDGRLTNDVGTQDEKNLHEKPARWMDYSGPVALPPIASGAGRDRQVIQEGITFFDHPGNPSYPTHWHVRQDGWMGAAPTMQFDIVITNEKPLTLRYLLHAHHGTMDLQRAEQLHEQFASRPGFRIRKPVAGESHRHFEVERLEK; from the coding sequence GTGCGACATCAATGCATCTCGACCCCTTTCATCAGCTCATTCGCACTGCTGTGCGGTTCTCTGCTTGCCGCGACCAGTCCGCTGGCGGCGCAACAATACATTCCACCGCGTTGCGAGATCATTCCCCAAGCCAACCACGAAGTCTCGCTGAGAATCGACGGCGTGGAAAAGTTGAGGTGGAATCACGACTCGCGATACCCGCGTCCCTTTTTGTTTCCACTGAACGGACCGCGGGGCGAACCACTGACCCGCATGGGGCATCCCGGTGCTCCGGATCACGAGCACCATCGTTCGGTCTGGTTCGCCCATCATAAAGTCAACGGATTGACGTTTTGGTCCGACAACACGCAAACACGTATCCGTCAGACACAATGGTATCGGTATCGTGACGGGGACGACGAAGCCATCATGGCAGTGGCCCTGTCTTGGGAAGACGCCGACGGTGTTCAGTTGATGCAACAGGACGTTGTGATCTCGCTCTTTCCCCTGGACGATCCAGAAACCGCGATCGATGAGCATGCCGTCGAATTCTATTTGACGTTCCGTCCTGGACAAGGCCGCGAGAACGTCACGTTAGAGAAAACTAACTTCGGCGTCTTGGCCGTTCGCGTCGCCAAAAGCATCTCTGCGTACTTTGGCGATGGCCGACTGACCAACGACGTGGGGACACAGGACGAAAAGAACTTGCACGAGAAACCTGCTCGATGGATGGACTATTCTGGACCAGTCGCATTGCCCCCGATCGCGTCGGGAGCGGGACGTGATCGCCAGGTCATTCAGGAGGGAATCACATTCTTTGATCATCCCGGCAATCCGAGCTACCCGACGCACTGGCACGTTCGCCAGGACGGTTGGATGGGCGCCGCGCCGACCATGCAGTTTGACATCGTCATCACCAACGAAAAGCCATTGACGTTGCGTTATCTCTTGCACGCTCATCACGGCACCATGGACTTGCAACGAGCCGAACAGCTGCATGAGCAATTCGCCAGTCGACCGGGATTTCGAATTCGAAAACCTGTCGCGGGTGAATCTCACCGTCATTTTGAAGTCGAGCGTCTGGAGAAATAG